The region ATCCAACCCGAAAGGTGCAATGCAACTGCCGCCGCCAGCACGACCAGACCTGCTGGAAGCGAACGCAGGGTACGGACATGCAGTGCAATCTCGCGCCGCTGCAGCAAGATGCCAGCAGCAAGGGCCAGCATTGACAGTGCAGCAATCGCCAGCGCGGGACCGGTTTCAATGCGCCAGGCGGCCATAGCTTTGAAATAGTATGTTCCAGCAAAGTAAATGACCAGAAGACCCAGAGCAATTTGCACCCAGCGCATCCAGCGTCCGCTGCGCGGCAGTCGCATGCCAAACACTCCGGTCAAGAAGAGCGGCAGGCCAACGCCCAGGCCAAAGATCGTCATCCGCGCCGCGGCGCCAAGCGTGGAGGATAGACTGACTGCGCCGGCGCCGGCGGCCAGATTGATTAAAACAGTTACCACAACCGGTCCGACGCAGGGCGAAGAGAGCAGCCCTGCCGCAGCGCCAAAGAGCAAGCTGCCGCCCAGTCCGCCGGGCGCACGTGCGCCATCAAAGCCGCGAAAGAAGGGCAGATGCAGCAGTTCCATTGACGACAGACCGAGCAGGAATATGACAACGGCAATCGCCAGATTGACCGACGGCCAGCGCAGCGCTTCGTTAAAAGCGCCGCCAGAGAGGGCAGCGACGACTCCAAAGCTGCCGTACACCAGGCTCAGTCCCAGGTAGTAGGCCGCTGGATGCGCGGCCGAACGCCAACCACTCTGGCCGCCGCGTTCCCGTAAAATGCTGGCCGTGATTGGATAAAGCGGATACACGCAGGGCAAGAGCGCGGCCACAATACCGCCCGCCCATAGCAATAGCGCACTCTGCAGGCCAAATTCCGGGCCGGCAAGTCTTCCGGCAAGCCAGGCGTTCCACTCTCCTATCCATTCCATTTAAATATTTCCCGATTATTGAAGTGGTTCAATGATTCGTCCGTCAAACTGTTTCGCCAGCTCGCGCATTAAGGGCGTGGGCAGATTGGGATCAGCAGGCGAGGTATTCCAGAATAGTTCAGTTACCTGAACCTCGCGACCTCCGGGCGGCGGCAGCAGATCGCCCATCGACTGCACCAGCTGAATGGTCAGCTCGTCAGCCTGAGAATGAGCCGATCGTTCGCGGACGCGAATCTGGCTGACCCGACCGCCGCGGCTGATGCGATACTCGACAACCACTGCATACGGTTGCGGCGTGGAACTCCAGTAATGCACCGATCGCTCGCCGGCCCGGATCTTAGCGCTGATGTAGTTGGAATACGTTTGCCTGGTGCGCTCGCCCTGAAGCGTGTCCTCGGCATTACTGTTGCGGTCGCCGGGGGCCAGATCGGAAGGCGGTCGCGCGCTACGACTGCCCTGCGCCAACGCCTCGTCTCCGTTTTGCTCCTCCCCGCGTTGCGCCTCCGGCGGCGCGAGGGCGATTGTCTCCGACTGCCCCTCTTCGCCGGACGGCCGACTGCCGTTCAATTCATCCTGGGAAGGATCTGTTAGCGGCGGGATCGAGTACTCTACTTCCGGCTGTTGCTCATTGGCAGCCGGCGGCGGCGAAAGCACGGTGATGGGAATCAAGAGCAGAATGGCCGCCGGCGCAGCATGTGCCAGTAGCGAGACGCCGCCATAGATCAGGAAGCGGCCGGCGCGCGGACGCCGATAGATCCAGTAAGTAGATGCCAATGAATAAGTAACACACAATAACATGGCGCCGCCAAGAGCGGCCAGCGCCGCCCCGGAGCCAAAGATGGCCTTTAACTCTCCGTCCGAAAACTTGTGTCCGCGCAATCCCAGAGTGGACAAGAATTGCCAGGCGACATTGGCATTGAGACCGGCGCGGCCCTCCACTGCAGCGCCATAGTTCAGAGCCAGACTGAAAAAACCGAAGAGGGCCAGCAGCGCCGCCAGGCACAGCGTACACAGGCCAGCAATTCGCTCGCCGCTGTAATACTGTCCCCAGCCCGGCAGAATTGCCGCCCGGCGCATGGCTGCTCGATAACGAGCCTCGCCCTGCATGCGCTGCTCGCGTTCGGCGCGCACAAAAAATCGCGAGGCCGGCCAGAGCAAGGCGACGCGGCCGCGCATTGCCAGGATCGAGAGCATCAAACACCAGACCAGAACAACGTGGCCCGGAAAGATCGAATAAGGATCGTGTAGAAAGCGTTCGTTACTGAGGCCCAGCAGGCCCGGGGCCTGCCCTGGACCGGCGCCGCCCCACAGCGCCTGGCTGTAAAAGAGCGGCGGCGATATCAGCACGGCAATCAACAGGGCGGGTATGGCATGAGCAGCCGAGGCCCGGAAGCGCCGACGTCCGCTGCGATCAAGCGCCACGCTGAGCGGCGTCAGGGCCAGAGTAAGCGTCGCGAAGCCAATCAGGTAGAGCAAGAACAGGCCCAGCAGCCCGGACATTTCAGCAAAGAGCTGCCCAAAAATTTGTTCAACAGTGACAAAGTATTGCTGCTCCTCGATGATGAAGAGCAACGAGGGCAGCTTGAGCAAGGCGACGATCAAAACGCCCAGCAGCTGTGCTACCCCGGCCGCCATGGCGTGGGCGCGAAGAAAGCGCGATCGTGGAAACGCAATGTAAACTGCCGCCGGCGCCAGCACCGGCGCAAAGAAGGCGCCGCCAAGAGCCTGGGCAGCGGCGATGAAGCGCCAGGCAAGCGGCGCATGCGAGAGGTAATGCTTGGAATCGGCAGCGTGCATCGGCCTGTGTCGACAGCATGGTCAATCGCAAGCGCCGCGTCAATCCGGGCTTGCACGCTTCGCCGCTCCGGCGACGGCCGCCCTGCGGGAAAAGCCTTGTCGCCAGGCCCGGCAATCGGCGCCCTGTCGCCCACATGGCCGAGAAAAACGAAGCAAAAAAGCCGCGAATCGAAGATACCCTTAAGGACATTGTGGCGCTCTGCAAACGGCGAGGCTTCGTCTATCCCGGCTCCGATATCTACGGCGGACTCTCCAATACCTTCGACTACGGCCCATATGGAACGGAGCTCTTACGCAACATCAAGAACGAATGGTGGCGCGCGTTTGTCAGCACGCGCGGCGACGTCGTCGGACTGGACAGTGGAATCATGCTGCATCCGCAGGTCTGGACGGCCAGCGGACACGTCGCCGGTTTCAACGATCCGTTGATCGACTGCAAGCAGTGCCGCGCGCGGCTGCGGGCCGATCAGTATCTGGAGGAACGCGTCGGCCTCAGCGCCGACGGCCTGAGCCTCGCGGATATGACGCGCATCTTTGAAGAGCGCGGTGCAACGCTGCAATGTCCGCAATGTGGAACCAGCGGCAGCTTCACGCCGCCGCGACAATTCAATCTGATGTTTTCCACGCGCATGGGCGCCGCGGCCGGCGCCGATAGCGAGGTTTATTTGCGACCGGAAACGGCTCAGGGCATCTTCATCAACTTTCGCAACATCGTCGACTCGACGCGCGTCCGCGTTCCTTTTGGCGTCGCCCAGATTGGCAAGAGTTTTCGCAATGAAATTGTAGCCAGGCAATTTGTTTTTCGCACGCGCGAATTTGAGCAGATGGAAATGGAATTCTTCTGCAAGCCCGGCACGCAGAGCCAGTGGTTTGAGCACTGGGTCGCTTTCTGCATGGATTGGCTGCGCTCCATCGGCCTCTCCGAAGCCCGGTTGAGGATTCGTCGTCACAGCAAAGAGGAGCTTGCCTTCTATTCGGACGATACCGTCGACATTGAATACCAGTATCCTTTTGGATGGGGCGAGCTGTGGGGCATTGCTTCGCGTACTGACTATGATCTGAAGCAGCACGCCACACACTCGCGCAAGAACCTGGAATACACAGACCCCGATGACAACAGCAAATACCTGCCCTACGTCGTGGAGCCGGCGCTTGGCGTGAATCGCCTGCTGCTGGCAGTGCTCTGTGATGCATACGAAGTAGAGAATCCCGGCGCAAAGGAGCAGCGCGTACTTTTGAAACTGCATCCCCGACTGGCGCCAGTCAAAGCTGGCATTTTCAGTCTGGTCAAAAAGGACGGCTTGCCGGAAATTGCCGACCAGATCCACAAACAGCTTGCCCCGCTCTTTCCGGTCGACGTCGACCATTCCGGCTCCATTGGAAAGCGCTACTACCGTCAGGACGAACTGGGCACTCCCTACTGCATCACAGTAGATTACGATACTAAAGAAAATGAAACGGTTACGCTGCGCCGGCGGGACAGCGGGGAGCAAAGCCGCGTCGCCATCAAGGAACTGCCGGGCCTGCTTGCAACGCAGCTGGCCGGCTGAGAGGCCTGAACTGTCGGCGCCCTTTCAGCTTTTTGGCGCTGCGCATCTGGCGCTGGAAATTCGCCGAAAACGGTCAGTCATAGAAGCGGAGCGCCTCTGCAGAGGAGACGCGCGGCGCATGGAATCGGTTTAAATTTGAATCTTCCACTGGATAGCCAAGGCTCAAGCCGCAGATCACCTTTTCCTCTTCGGGCAGATTCAGCTGCCGGCGCACCACGTTGGGGAAGGCCCCCAGCGCCGCCTGCGGCACGGCGCCCAGGCCATACTCGCGCGCCAGTAACAGGATCGTATTGAGCAAGCAGCCGACATCCAGCGCCGTGTAGACTCCCAGCTCAAAGTGCGTGGTAATGAAGATGGCCGTCGGCGCCCCGAAAAACTGAAAATTGCGCAGCATGAAATTGTCCCGCGCGGCCTTGTCTTTTCGTTCAATGCCTGCCACGCTATAGAGCTTCATGCCCAGATCAAACATGCGACGTTTGGCATCCGCTGGATAGCTCTCCATCCAGGGACTGTCCGGACGCGGCTCGGCGCTTTTTGCCGCATCGACCAGCGCTTCGGCCATTTTCTGGCGGGCGGCGCCGCTGAGTACATGCAGTGTCCAGGGTTGGGAGTTCTTCCAGCTGGGCGCGCGCAGCGCGTCGTTCAGAAGTCTCTGCAATACATCGGCTTCAATCGGACGGTCCTGGTATTCGCGAATGCTGTGGCGCGTCCGCACCGCTTCGCTCACGCTTTGCGCCTTGCCGCCAATTTCCACGAACTCGAGGACTTCTTCTTTTACTTCCGAGGCCATGACTTCCCTCCTGAATTGCGCTTGCCTCCCGGCGAGCGGCGGATGAACTGGGGCCAGATTCAGCTACAGACAGACCAGTCTGTCTGTCCAGCGTAAAGCGTCGGGGGAGGCAAAAAAAATGAAGGCAGTCGAATCGCCCGGCGCGCAGCAACGCATCCTGGAAACGGCCTCGGAACTTTTTCGTCGCCAGGGCTACCATACAACAGGCATCAACGAAATCATCGAGCGCTCGGCGACTGCCAAGGCCAGCTTCTACCAGCACTTCCGTTCCAAGGAGCAGCTGGGATGCGCCTATCTGCAGCGCTTTGGCGAGGGTCAGCTTAATTTTCTACGCAGTCTGACGGAGCGCTACGACGATCCGCAGTTGTTCATGAGCGCCTGGACGCGCGTCCTCAAGCGCCAGATTCGCAGCGGAGATTTTCACGGCTGCGCGATGGCAAATCTAATGGCGCAGCTGGCCAACGAAGGCGGCGAAATCGCCGAGGCCGCGCGCTCGCTCTCTACCCGAACGCTTGCGCTGCTTTCCGCCTATGTGCGGCGGCTGCAGCAGGCTGGCTGCATCGATCGACGACTG is a window of Leptospirales bacterium DNA encoding:
- a CDS encoding thioredoxin family protein — protein: MEWIGEWNAWLAGRLAGPEFGLQSALLLWAGGIVAALLPCVYPLYPITASILRERGGQSGWRSAAHPAAYYLGLSLVYGSFGVVAALSGGAFNEALRWPSVNLAIAVVIFLLGLSSMELLHLPFFRGFDGARAPGGLGGSLLFGAAAGLLSSPCVGPVVVTVLINLAAGAGAVSLSSTLGAAARMTIFGLGVGLPLFLTGVFGMRLPRSGRWMRWVQIALGLLVIYFAGTYYFKAMAAWRIETGPALAIAALSMLALAAGILLQRREIALHVRTLRSLPAGLVVLAAAVALHLSGWIGAPQPPQLPPERIGNLLWLRDRDQAFGQARESGRLLFVDFFAEWCSNCHAFQETVQENQALNQALQSAVLYKVDDRDPVFQSFQEDPRFPELLIGLPFFVIFDAEGNVLYQTTNYLASAEMIAHLKQNVAPPPSVERR
- a CDS encoding TonB C-terminal domain-containing protein, producing MHAADSKHYLSHAPLAWRFIAAAQALGGAFFAPVLAPAAVYIAFPRSRFLRAHAMAAGVAQLLGVLIVALLKLPSLLFIIEEQQYFVTVEQIFGQLFAEMSGLLGLFLLYLIGFATLTLALTPLSVALDRSGRRRFRASAAHAIPALLIAVLISPPLFYSQALWGGAGPGQAPGLLGLSNERFLHDPYSIFPGHVVLVWCLMLSILAMRGRVALLWPASRFFVRAEREQRMQGEARYRAAMRRAAILPGWGQYYSGERIAGLCTLCLAALLALFGFFSLALNYGAAVEGRAGLNANVAWQFLSTLGLRGHKFSDGELKAIFGSGAALAALGGAMLLCVTYSLASTYWIYRRPRAGRFLIYGGVSLLAHAAPAAILLLIPITVLSPPPAANEQQPEVEYSIPPLTDPSQDELNGSRPSGEEGQSETIALAPPEAQRGEEQNGDEALAQGSRSARPPSDLAPGDRNSNAEDTLQGERTRQTYSNYISAKIRAGERSVHYWSSTPQPYAVVVEYRISRGGRVSQIRVRERSAHSQADELTIQLVQSMGDLLPPPGGREVQVTELFWNTSPADPNLPTPLMRELAKQFDGRIIEPLQ
- a CDS encoding glycine--tRNA ligase encodes the protein MAEKNEAKKPRIEDTLKDIVALCKRRGFVYPGSDIYGGLSNTFDYGPYGTELLRNIKNEWWRAFVSTRGDVVGLDSGIMLHPQVWTASGHVAGFNDPLIDCKQCRARLRADQYLEERVGLSADGLSLADMTRIFEERGATLQCPQCGTSGSFTPPRQFNLMFSTRMGAAAGADSEVYLRPETAQGIFINFRNIVDSTRVRVPFGVAQIGKSFRNEIVARQFVFRTREFEQMEMEFFCKPGTQSQWFEHWVAFCMDWLRSIGLSEARLRIRRHSKEELAFYSDDTVDIEYQYPFGWGELWGIASRTDYDLKQHATHSRKNLEYTDPDDNSKYLPYVVEPALGVNRLLLAVLCDAYEVENPGAKEQRVLLKLHPRLAPVKAGIFSLVKKDGLPEIADQIHKQLAPLFPVDVDHSGSIGKRYYRQDELGTPYCITVDYDTKENETVTLRRRDSGEQSRVAIKELPGLLATQLAG
- a CDS encoding nitroreductase, whose protein sequence is MASEVKEEVLEFVEIGGKAQSVSEAVRTRHSIREYQDRPIEADVLQRLLNDALRAPSWKNSQPWTLHVLSGAARQKMAEALVDAAKSAEPRPDSPWMESYPADAKRRMFDLGMKLYSVAGIERKDKAARDNFMLRNFQFFGAPTAIFITTHFELGVYTALDVGCLLNTILLLAREYGLGAVPQAALGAFPNVVRRQLNLPEEEKVICGLSLGYPVEDSNLNRFHAPRVSSAEALRFYD
- a CDS encoding TetR/AcrR family transcriptional regulator — its product is MKAVESPGAQQRILETASELFRRQGYHTTGINEIIERSATAKASFYQHFRSKEQLGCAYLQRFGEGQLNFLRSLTERYDDPQLFMSAWTRVLKRQIRSGDFHGCAMANLMAQLANEGGEIAEAARSLSTRTLALLSAYVRRLQQAGCIDRRLEAAATARRIFSCYEGALQTWRLTGQLSALDDLAPMASAIWKPAD